Proteins encoded by one window of Homo sapiens chromosome 6 genomic scaffold, GRCh38.p14 alternate locus group ALT_REF_LOCI_6 HSCHR6_MHC_QBL_CTG1:
- the IER3 gene encoding radiation-inducible immediate-early gene IEX-1 (The RefSeq protein has 1 substitution compared to this genomic sequence) encodes MCHSRSCHPTMTILQAPTPAPSTIPGPRRGSGPEIFTFDPLPEPAAAPAGRPSASRGHRKRSRRVLYPRVVRRQLPVEEPNPAKRLLFLLLTIVFCQILMAEEGVPAPLPPEDAPNAASLAPTPVSAVLEPFNLTSEPSDYALDLSTFLQQHPAAF; translated from the exons ATGTGTCACTCTCGCAGCTGCCACCCGACCATGACCATCCTGCAGGCCCCGACCCCGGCCCCCTCCACCATCCCGGGACCCCGGCGGGGCTCCGGTCCTGAGATCTTCACCTTCGACCCTCTCCCGGAGCCCGCAGCGGCCCCTGCCGGGCGCCCCAGCGCCTCTCGCGGGCACCGAAAGCGCAGCCGCAGGGTTCTCTACCCTCGAGTG GTCCGGCGCCAGCTGCCAGTCGAGGAACCGAACCCAGCCAAAAGGCTTCTCTTTCTGCTGCTCACCATCGTCTTCTGCCAGATCCTGATGGCTGAAGAGGGTGTGCCGGCGCCCCTGCCTCCAGAGGACGCCCCTAACGCCGCATCCCTGGCGCCCACCCCTGTGTCCCCCGTCCTCGAGCCCTTTAATCTGACTTCGGAGCCCTCGGACTACGCTCTGGACCTCAGCACTTTCCTCCAGCAACACCCGGCCGCCTTCTAA